Sequence from the Nitrospirota bacterium genome:
GTGCCGGTCCACAAGTCCCGCAGGGCGTCCATTCGAGACGCGCTGGGGCTCGGCGGTACCGGAACCGCAATGCCCATCCCGCGCATTTCAGCCTGCAACGCCTCGTAAGGAGACCCGCCGCCAGGCATGTCCCACGCATAGGCTGCGACGGCGCCGCCAGGGCGGACCACTCGCGCCATTTCGGCAACGCCCCTAGCCGGATCGGGAACGAAGAAAATCACCAGCGGCATGACCGCCGCATCGAACGTGTCGTCGGAGAAGGGCTGTGCCATGGCATCGCCCTGACGAAACTGTGCGACACGCGACGCGGGTCGCGTGCGAGCAAAGGCGAGCTGCGCCTCGGATGGGTCTATCCCCTGTACTGAAACCGGCGCACACCGCTCAACGAGCATGTCGGTAAAGGCACCGTTGCCGCAGCCGACGTCGAGCCATCGCAAACCCGATGCCGGAGCCAGCCAGTCGAGGAACGTTTCACCGGCAAGCTGGCTCCACTTCCCCATGTATCGTTCGTAGCCAGCCCCGTCGTCGAAGCGGATCTGGTCGGTCACGATGAGTTTTTCCTCCGGTTGGACCACCTGCGAAAAGTGGTGCTTCATCACGGTACT
This genomic interval carries:
- a CDS encoding SAM-dependent methyltransferase codes for the protein MVTDQIRFDDGAGYERYMGKWSQLAGETFLDWLAPASGLRWLDVGCGNGAFTDMLVERCAPVSVQGIDPSEAQLAFARTRPASRVAQFRQGDAMAQPFSDDTFDAAVMPLVIFFVPDPARGVAEMARVVRPGGAVAAYAWDMPGGGSPYEALQAEMRGMGIAVPVPPSPSASRMDALRDLWTGTGLDAVETREITVQRTFADFDDYWTTILLGPSVGPKLAAMASEDIARLKARMRARLPADAAGRITYSARANAVKGCVPK